Part of the Catenulispora sp. EB89 genome, CCTGCGGCACCGGCAGGGGCGCGGGCAGCGGAGCCGGAAGCGCCGGCTGCGGAGGCGCGGGCGCGGGTATCGGGGTCGGCTCCCGCCGCATCGGCACGGGCGCGGCGGCGGCGCTGGCCGCGGCACGGGTGGCGGCGGCCAGCTTGGCCCGCAGCTCCTCGTTCTCGCGGATCAAGCGGGTCAGCTCGGCCTCGACCTCGTCGAGGAAGGCGTCCACCTCTTCCTCGTCGTAGCCCTCACGCAGGCGTACGGTCGTGAACTGCTTGTTGTGGACGTCCTCGGGAGTCAACGGCATCTTTCATTCACCTCAGGCGTGGCGTGGTCGTCGGCATTCGCACAGACATTACCCGGTCACAGCGTAGCCGCGACCCGGATCAGCAGTAAGACGATGATCACGAGGATCATGAACGCCACGTCAAACCCCATCCCGCCGAGCCGCAACGGCGGGATGTACCGCCGCAACAGCTTCAGAGGGGGATCTGTGACCGTGTACGCCGTCTCCACGACGACCAGCATGACACCACGCGGCTCCCATGACCGGGCGAATACCAAAACCCAGCCGATGATCAGGCGGATGATCAAGCACAGCGCGAAGAGGTAGAGCACCCACAGGAGCAACGCCCCCACAACGCTCATAGCGCACTCCCCTTCCCACCTACGCCGGCGCCCCGCCGCGTGCGGTTCATCTCACCGCCACGGGACGCCGCCGGACCCGAAGTCTGACCGCCAAAGGCCGGCGGCGTCAGCTCTGGTTGAAGAAGCCGCCCTCGGCGATCCGGGCCTTGTCCTCGGCCGTCACATCGACATTAGCAGGCGACAGCAGGAACACCTT contains:
- a CDS encoding YggT family protein — translated: MSVVGALLLWVLYLFALCLIIRLIIGWVLVFARSWEPRGVMLVVVETAYTVTDPPLKLLRRYIPPLRLGGMGFDVAFMILVIIVLLLIRVAATL